The following are from one region of the Verrucomicrobiia bacterium genome:
- a CDS encoding IMP dehydrogenase, with product MEQFTLALTFDDVLLRPRYSGFERSEIDLSTQLTRNIQLHAPLIAAPMDTVVESELAIALGTQGGIGFVHRNLAIPQQAAEVKKIKAAGLLAGAAVGSSPGYEERVRQLVRASVDVLIVDSAHGHAQRVILAVHYIKKHFDVDVIAGSVATTEGAKALIEAGADGLRVGMGPGAICSTRIISGMGVPQLTAILDTAKVAYRYGVPIIADGGITYSGDIVKALAAGASGVMMGRIFAATIEAPGKTVKLAPHEVPARFRSIVNGAKEYTFKEYRGMGSVAAMKKGLAISSEDEFHGKSYKDDVLIAEGVEGLVPCTGSVEALVSQLLGGLRSGFYYTGAQSIAELWETAQFTRITQASLSESHPHDLYVTYGGENYQPTDV from the coding sequence ATGGAACAATTTACTCTAGCTCTCACGTTTGACGATGTATTGCTCAGGCCACGCTACTCGGGGTTTGAACGGTCAGAGATTGATCTCTCGACCCAGCTAACAAGAAATATTCAGCTTCATGCGCCGCTGATAGCTGCTCCTATGGACACGGTCGTTGAGAGCGAATTAGCGATTGCATTGGGTACACAGGGCGGGATTGGATTTGTGCACCGCAATTTGGCAATTCCGCAGCAAGCAGCTGAAGTCAAAAAAATAAAAGCCGCGGGGTTACTGGCTGGTGCGGCTGTTGGCTCTAGCCCGGGTTACGAGGAGCGTGTCAGGCAACTGGTACGGGCGAGTGTCGATGTGTTGATCGTAGACTCGGCACATGGACACGCGCAGCGGGTTATTTTGGCGGTGCATTATATTAAAAAACATTTTGATGTAGATGTCATAGCCGGTAGCGTTGCAACAACTGAAGGTGCCAAGGCACTCATAGAGGCTGGCGCAGACGGACTGCGCGTTGGGATGGGGCCAGGGGCGATTTGCTCGACACGAATTATTTCGGGCATGGGTGTCCCGCAGCTGACGGCGATTTTGGATACAGCTAAAGTAGCGTATCGATACGGCGTACCGATAATCGCTGACGGCGGCATTACTTATTCTGGCGATATCGTCAAAGCCTTGGCTGCTGGTGCTTCTGGTGTGATGATGGGCCGAATTTTTGCAGCCACCATAGAGGCACCCGGCAAAACCGTCAAACTGGCGCCACATGAAGTACCGGCTCGCTTTCGCAGTATTGTCAACGGTGCTAAAGAATATACGTTCAAAGAATATCGCGGTATGGGCTCGGTCGCGGCTATGAAGAAGGGTCTCGCTATTAGCTCCGAAGACGAGTTCCATGGCAAAAGCTACAAAGACGATGTGTTGATTGCTGAGGGCGTAGAAGGTTTGGTGCCGTGCACTGGCAGTGTGGAGGCGTTGGTGTCGCAACTGCTCGGTGGCTTACGCTCCGGTTTTTATTACACGGGCGCTCAGTCTATTGCGGAGTTGTGGGAAACTGCCCAGTTTACTCGCATCACCCAAGCCAGCTTAAGCGAAAGCCATCCACATGACCTGTATGTGACCTACGGCGGCGAAAACTACCAACCAACAGATGTGTAA
- a CDS encoding PQQ-dependent sugar dehydrogenase gives MKKLNRLKRWFVQSPKHIRVLFIAVFAGIGLATLLVTNAATPTASIDLCENTPLEGNAFIGHDHPNTSCGHYVSFGLNPPTNVSTSLTLTASGIVAPIDISNTRVAGDNRLFITSQRGKIHVSNKDGSNVANAVFLDLSSRIVTGGEQGLLGLAFDPNYAQNGYFYVNYIVNSNRGTFNGQAISAGDTVISRFTRSSGNPNVADPNSELVILGYDQPEENHNGGGLQFGPDGFLYIATGDGGGSNDGHGQHCVYGNGQCLSTYLAKILRIDVAGATAAQRYKIPAGNPFASTPGAKPEIWHYGLRNPWRFSFDRTTGDMLIGDVGQGEWEEIDFSAAGVGGKNFGWRCREGAHPFNAQDNPNCSNVNAFTNPIYEYSHGNGCSVSGGYIYRGTQHPEFQGTYIFSDYCNSTLRYLTKKADGTWGLTQTINAGISEEGLSSFGEDVGGELYLAILSGNVYRIDVSH, from the coding sequence ATGAAAAAGCTTAACCGACTTAAGCGCTGGTTTGTACAAAGCCCCAAGCACATACGCGTGTTGTTCATCGCCGTTTTTGCCGGAATAGGGCTGGCTACGCTGCTGGTGACTAACGCCGCCACACCCACCGCTTCGATTGATCTCTGTGAAAATACACCACTCGAGGGCAATGCCTTTATTGGTCATGATCATCCCAATACGTCGTGTGGTCACTATGTGTCATTTGGACTGAATCCACCCACCAATGTCAGCACCTCGCTTACCCTCACGGCGTCGGGCATTGTGGCACCTATTGATATTTCCAATACGCGAGTAGCCGGCGATAACAGGCTATTTATTACCAGCCAGCGTGGCAAGATTCATGTGTCCAACAAAGATGGCTCTAATGTGGCCAACGCAGTGTTCTTGGACCTGAGCTCCCGAATTGTTACTGGTGGAGAGCAGGGTTTGTTGGGCCTGGCATTTGACCCTAACTACGCCCAAAACGGTTATTTCTACGTAAACTATATCGTCAATAGCAATCGAGGCACCTTTAACGGGCAGGCTATTAGTGCTGGCGATACGGTCATCTCACGGTTTACTCGGAGCAGCGGTAACCCCAACGTTGCAGATCCTAATTCTGAGCTGGTAATTCTGGGCTATGACCAGCCAGAAGAGAATCATAACGGTGGTGGCCTGCAGTTTGGTCCAGATGGATTCTTGTATATTGCCACTGGTGACGGTGGTGGCTCTAACGATGGTCACGGGCAGCACTGCGTCTATGGCAACGGGCAGTGTCTGAGCACCTATCTTGCCAAAATTCTGCGCATCGACGTCGCAGGAGCCACTGCCGCCCAACGGTACAAAATACCTGCCGGTAACCCCTTTGCAAGTACTCCTGGTGCCAAGCCCGAGATTTGGCACTACGGTCTGCGCAATCCGTGGCGCTTTAGCTTTGACCGTACCACAGGCGATATGCTGATCGGCGACGTTGGTCAGGGCGAATGGGAAGAGATCGACTTTTCGGCAGCCGGTGTAGGCGGCAAGAACTTTGGCTGGCGTTGCCGCGAGGGCGCGCACCCATTCAACGCCCAAGACAATCCCAATTGCAGTAACGTCAACGCCTTTACCAATCCCATTTATGAGTACAGTCACGGCAACGGCTGCTCGGTAAGCGGTGGCTATATCTATCGCGGCACCCAACATCCAGAATTCCAGGGGACTTATATCTTTAGCGATTACTGCAACAGCACACTCCGCTACCTCACCAAGAAAGCAGATGGTACCTGGGGTCTGACGCAGACGATCAACGCCGGTATTTCCGAAGAAGGCCTGAGTAGCTTTGGCGAAGACGTCGGAGGCGAACTATATCTGGCGATTCTCTCCGGCAACGTCTACCGTATAGACGTCAGCCACTAG